Within the Medicago truncatula cultivar Jemalong A17 chromosome 4, MtrunA17r5.0-ANR, whole genome shotgun sequence genome, the region CCCGAGCAAGGAATATGGCGCTATATTCAGTAAAGGCAGGAGCACTTGGTTTTCCTATTGGTAACTTTATTATAAGTAGTTTTCTTTGCTAATCACTAATATAGGAGAAAGTCCTGTTATGAGAAGAATGGATTTTTTTAGTGAccaatttagtaaaaaaatcaaTGTGATTATCTCTCTCGTAACAcgatttttctctcttattagTAAATTAAAAGAGAGGATTTAAAATCTTTATTCATGGGTTTAACTGATTTGTGCATCATGGAGATATGTGGTTGTTTACTAAATTTTGGTTTCTCCATTAATTGTTTTGTAGGTATGATCCAAATGAAGCTTATGGAAAGTGGGATTATGGTTTCTCCATCTATTTCGAAAAGTCCTTCAGCTGAAAATCCACATTCAGTTGTAAAGGAGGATGTCGAGAAAAATTAACTAATGTAGGAAAgcacttcaaagttcaaatgCTACTCATATCCTCTTCATAGAGTAATTAGTGCTAATCCAATAATTTAGTGTCAGGTTTTTTAGGTTGAAAATATTAGACATCTGCTGTTTTGCTATCACTTGTTCAGTCTTGGTCGTACAAGTAGCATGCACATTTTTAGAGTGATTGTGTATTTTGCATTTCATGTATTCTTGTGGCTCACAGCCAAATAGCAGATTGACCAATGCACTTTAAGCACATTTCAAAGAGCTTAAATCGGTTTATCCTATACTTTTATGATCTAACTATCTAAGCACTTGCGTAACAGTGTGGTGATTGAAAGAGCTTATGATATAAAAGCATAAACGTTTATGTAGCGGTTATGTGAAATTTTTCTTTGAACAACTTATGCATAAACACTTACGCAATATGAAATGTGGAATGTTGCTGAGTGGTGAGTTGATTGCTGTTGGTTGGAAGTTTGCCTATCAGAAAACTGTGCCTTCTGATTTGTTATTTGCTCTTTCAGAGTGGTTGCTATATTTGTCCAATTATTCATGGTTTatgttatattaattattccttGGGTTTTTGTTGGTTACTTGATTCAATGTTTGTATTTCATGTGAATTTGTTTTATTGTCAAATAGCTGGTATAGAGTagaagaatttgaacaaattgctatTGTTCTAAGATGTGATATTAATAAGTGCTGTTAAATAGCTGGTATAACAGTGCTATACCACTGGAACTAagtaaaatttgaacaaaccaatAGTTTCAATGATCTGCAATTGACAAAATTGTTTATTGTAttatttgtaaatttttgtttttgatgagATTGTGAGTTTTTACTAAATTAGTGTGATGTTTATGAGAATAGAAACACTATTTAGCACCGAAAGTTGATCAAGTTGAGTATGAAAAgagggtttttgtttttgatgagattgttgatgatttttttagtaaattattaGATGTTTATGAGAATAGCAACATTATTTAGTAAAGAACAGGGTTGTTTAATTTTGAATGTAGCTTAGCTCTCCACCACAGTTACATGCCTTCTTGCCAATTATAATTACTGGTGCTCGTTTAGTAATAACAAGGCGGGACAAATTTAAGTGTTCAGTTTGCTTTCTTGATCCAAggaattaatatatttttttaaatatatcaaaatctGTTATTTATTCCTAATTATTAAATTCTTTTCAGGAATGCTTTAAAGTTTGCACTTGAATCTACATGTAGTACTTGGAAATGAGTTTTTGAAGTTCCTGCTTATACGTTTATTCTCATTTTGCTCTGcaattaaacaatattttagattaaatgtcctattttcatatttgtataatcgtccccttcaaaaaaaaaaaaaaaaatttgtataatcGTTAAAGTTTTGGGAATAATATTCTTCAATCAGcatgtttagttttattttaaaagtatatAATATTGATTAAAAACATCAATAGTCTGATTAGGAATTATCTAcaacataaaaatgaaataatcaaaataacaaatattataaaaaaagaaaatatacagAACTAACGTTTGATCATTTGTGTAACAGTGTGGTGCTTGAAAGAGCTTATAATACAATTTCTGTcgaaaaaaaagagaaagagctTATAATACAAAGTATAAACGTTTATGCAAGAGGTTATGTGAAATTTTTCTTTGAACTTATGCATAAACACTTCTCAATAAACttatttaagttgttttttaaatgcTCTCTCAATATGAAATGTGGAATATTACTCAATGATAAgttgattgttgttggtggATAGACAGCGTACCTAAATTCAAAGGtggaataaatttaaatgtttaGTTTGCTTTTTTAATTCCAattgatacttttttttaataaatttcaattgatacaaaaaattaatatttttaaataaatcaaattcagTTAATTTTTCCTAATTTATTAAATTCTTTTCAGGTGAATTCTTTGTAGTTTCACTTGTACATGtggaagtgagttttctaggtccctttttctatatttttatattttgtataatCGTTGAAGTCTTAATATTAGAGGGGGTCAATAATTAAGTCGATAGGAATTTTGCTGTTCTGAATCAAAGCTATCTATAATATTAAGATTAAATGTGCCATTTTTGTATTTGTACAATCGTTAAAGTATAATTTACATCGCATTGCTTAATTGATGATGCTTATTCCTTAATGaaatgatttgttgttgtaaaaaaaagtacaagGAAATTGAGCATAGCTCAAAGTAGACAACAGTTGATAAAAATGTAAACCATATGAGTACAGCAGAGGGGAGAGAAAGCTCAGTTTATTTCATTTgagtaatattaaatattaaattattaatatgataatatataataaataataaaaaaatcagtaagcagcaaaagaaaaacatttccTCAATTCTCGTATTTAAAATTGGTTTGGagatcttgaccaaaaaaaaaaatggtttggaGATATAGAAGTTCAACCATCTTTGATGAATAATACACAACATACAAGCTGTGAATAATTAAAGAATACAAAATTGCGGAGTAAATACCACAGCTGATATGAAGTTTGTAACCTTGGGCGGcagtaaatataaataaatagcgAATTTCCTACCAACCATTATTTTGATACTAACTATAAATTATAGGAACGGAAACAGCCAACCATACAGAGCATTCAAACAGCTCTCATGAACAGCATCGCTAATATAACATGGttgactccaaaaaaaaaaacctccccttctattttacttttttcgGCCACAGAATACCCGCTAAATTTGTTAGCTATGCAGCTTGTGTAAGCACTCCTGTGAATATGACATGGGGCTTAGCCTGCAAACATCCATGGAGATTCAAGGTGAGAAGTTGCATATAATATTTTGGAAACATTATTTAGACTATACCAGGCTAGACTCATTCAACAGTTGGTAACCACAGCATATCTAAAGATAGGATGAGACAACAAGGTTAAAATCTATATCCTGGTACAGCCGGTCTAACAAACATCTTTTCCATTAGGATCACTTGGGAAGTAATCGAGACTGCTGTATGCCTACCAAATGCTATATATCCTGCTGGATTTGGTGGGAGCtatgaaggaagaaaaaaaaatctccacTCAGACAAACCTAGCAAACATGATCCTCCGCCCTTTGTTTTAAAAGGCAACACAAGTCAAGTTTATGCAACAGAGAAACTGCATTTAAGAATTCAGAATACAACAGCAATTGAAACAGCAGTTGTTTAATATTCTTCACAAAATGTGGTTGatagtaaaaaataaacatgtgaGACAAATTCAACAGCAGATGTGAGGTTAATGCAGCATTACTCATATAAGGGTATATAAAGAAATTACCATCAACTTGGCAAGAAATTGCATTGTCTGCCTTCTTTTCCAACCTTGCCTTCTTTTCCAACTTGTTTACTGCCTCAGCTGTAACCATAAAAGTTTCTTTATTATTAAGGGAAAGTGAATGAAGAGATCTTGCGTGTGTGGTAGCTTTCCTCGTATATGTAACATAAATATGTTATGCAACTTGCATTAAGAGATGTATGGAAGTATTGAAGACCGCATAATCAACATGTCTAGATATCGGGCAGATACTTTCTTTGCCTAACCAACCATacctttaaattttcttttcttattagcTCTCCTCCTTTTCCTTTCTGCCTGTGTAAGTTCTGCTTCTTCCTTAACATCACCCTTCCCATCAAAGACCTCCTCAGGAGCCAGCATAGCAGCATCTGAAACAGCCACAGGAGCAATCTACCCATGGAAAATATAATGCATTGTAAGCAACTAATAAGTGGAAGTAGAAACAAAAATTCGAGAAAAAATAGAGCTTTTTACTTCTTCCATTGCCAGAGCAGGTACATTTGTTTGAAAGGACATGTCCTCTATAACCTGTCAAATTCAATTCAAGGCAAATAAGAAGCCGGGAAAATTTAAACATTGACAATATTGTCAATTAAGAGAAAATAGGGATGTTGATGTCTTACAGGTTTTGGAGCAAAGTTGAAATGAGAAAGGGCATCCAGCTTCAGACAGATTTTCTTAAACAGCGTGCTTGCCTGATCCCAAAAAGACACAAGATTCAGGGTATAAAGAAATTTCGAAAAGGATAAGCCACACAACCGGACCAGTACTGCAAGTGCATAAGAAATGAAACACACCCGGAAGATAAAGATATTAAATAGTAATAGAAGTAGAAATGAAGTAAAGCAGTCAAGTGTCGAACCTCATTTTTTAGTTCATCTTTGAATGACAATGGAGCAGAAGTGGGGTCAGTCTTCTGAACATACTCTTgctgtcaaataaaataaaaacatctgagaaaaatcacataaaaataacaaaatgtaTCATGTACGTCAAGAAGGAACTGGAGTCCAATACAATTTCCAGTGTTGAAACACAGTCGAGAAATACGAACCTCGTAGAGATCTGCAAGACCCTGCCCGCTTTTATTATCATCCTGCATTACATGGCAATAATTTGCACAAGTTAATTACATAAAATGGAGCTAGGAAGTTGAACATCAAAGTCTATTTATTTCAGTTGAACAAGGCTTACCAATTGTTTAACTTCCCGAGGCGCTTTCGATGGCAACTTAGGAGCCCTTTGAACATCGTTAAAAAGCCCCTGAAAGAAACACGGGTGTAACTAAGAAACAACAAATAGTGTGTTCTTTGATTGTGCATATGTGCACAAGTCTCTTGCATTACTTGGTAGTAACTCCATAATTACATAAACACGCTGATAGGTATGCTGTTGTTCGTTAATCAGTTAGCTAGTTAATTAGGTTGGGTTAtgtaaaagaaataaacaaGGCATGCTGCTTATAAACAGAAAGGAGGGATTAGCAAATGAACATCTTGTTCATAGAGTGATTTAAGGCCTTTTGGCTTTTGGATGTAGGCAGACCCTCAAAGAGCTGTTATTGTTCTCTTCTGGTATCAGAGCTCTTTTGAACACAGAAATTGTTGCAAGCCCAACAAGAATGAGGGATCTACTACTTATTCTTGATGAAAGAGATTAGAGATTGAAGGGTAAGATACTTGTGGGTAGCTGATAAAAGGTTGACAAATATTTCAACGCAGAAGGTAAGATACATGATGTCATCCATATGTAGCTCCCACCCTTGTTTAAATAACACTGTGCATTATGGTGGAAGCCCAAGCCATGTCAGCACAGGATAAATAATTTACCTCAACAATCTTTTTCTGGATCATCTCCTCAATTGAAGCTGTAACCTCCTCGGTGAT harbors:
- the LOC25493755 gene encoding uncharacterized protein isoform X2; protein product: MAAASLTFGARGFMKPGSIRSRARNMALYSVKAGALGFPIGMIQMKLMESGIMVSPSISKSPSAENPHSVVKEDVEKN
- the LOC25493755 gene encoding uncharacterized protein isoform X1 is translated as MKKDLLGHLISFASYVGIQNLLSWKLGVDEPFNVMAAASLTFGARGFMKPGSIRSRARNMALYSVKAGALGFPIGMIQMKLMESGIMVSPSISKSPSAENPHSVVKEDVEKN